In Cystobacter ferrugineus, the DNA window CGCTCCAGGGCCTGCTTGATGTCCTCGGAGACAATGAGAACCCCCTCATAGCCCCAGGTACGGAACACCTGAGCATCCCCCACCTTCGTGGGGTCGATCCGCATGGCATGCACGGCCCGGTAGGTACCCGTCATCTCCGGGCGATCGTCTTCCGGCTTCCAATACCGCACCTCGCCGGACTTCTCATCGTCGATGCACTTCACGAGGCGCGTGCAGACCAGGATGTAGAACTGCTCGGCGTGCGCTTCGACCTCCACCGGGATGAGCTGCAGATCGCTGGGAGCCATCTCAGCGAAGATGGATGCGGCTCTGGCGCTGACGAGGGGAACGCCGATGCCTGCCTCAGTGAAATCCAGAACCGTCCCGTCTCCAGCACCGAGGGGGATTCTAAGTCTCCCCTCGACAGAGACCGGCTTCCCCGCCCTGAACAGCCAGTCGTCCAGCTTCCGGCCCTGAGCATCCACGGGGGTGTCCAGGTCCCAGCGTCCGGGGATGTAGACATCATCGTTGAGTCGGAAGTACCGCTTCGACATAGCGCCAGTTCTCAATGCGGAGCGCCTTGGGTGAGGAGCTTGTAAATCGTGGAGTTCTTGTCGGTGAGTTCCCGCGCCAGTCTTCGAAGTTCATCGACGAGGGCGGCCCGACATTGCTGGGTGCTCTGGCAGGTTGCCGTTGCTCGATCCAACCGTTCATAGACTTCAGCGTGATACGCCTGTGGGTGAGGCCCCTTGTGCCCTTCGATGGCGACCTTGTTGGCCGGGGCCTCCATCGACATGTCCGCCTTGTCGAAGAGCCTCTTGAACCGCTGCGTCCAAGGCCCGCCGCGCAAGGTGGACTTCTCGTTCTCGACGGTGGCGATGTGGTGCACCTCCCGCTTCTTCTTCGGCGGGTCCGCGCGAGCGGGAGCGCCCCTCGCCGCCATGCTCACGACGTTGGCGGGCAGGACGACGCTGAAGGTGCCCTCGGCCACGGCGACCTTCACCTTGTCCGCCTCCTGCACGGCCGTCAGCACGTCTCGGATGCCGGCCTGGGATTTGAGTGCACCGGCGGCTTTCGCGAAGCCCGGCAGCTTCGGGGCCTTGGACACGAGCGCCGCTGTCTCTCCCACCGCCGCCGTGCCCAACAGGAGGAGAATCCGCACGCTGTTGGGCCCGATGACCTTGCCGAAGCGGTCACCCGCCTCGCGCAGCTCCGCGAACGTGGCGGCCTCCGCAGCCTCCTCCCATAGCTGGAACCAGGCCTCTACCAGCTCGAAGAGTTCCCACCCGAGATAGCCCCACATGATCAGGGCCAGTGCGGCGGCCACGCCTTTAGAAACGGGCTCGGGCGCCGCGACCAAGGCCATGTAGCCGGTGAGGGTGATGCTCAGCGTCGTCCAGAGCTGCGTCGTGGAGAACACGCCGCGCAACTCCGCGTCCCGGGCCTCCAGCGCCGCATTCACGGAGAGAGCGAAGGCCAGGTCGCGCTTGTCCTTGCCGTCCAGTCCCGGCCCGTCCTTGAACAACCCGAGGCAGTCTCCCGGCGTACCTTGCCTCTCGCAGAATCCCCCGTAGGAGCGCGCCAGGGGCGTGCGCCACTCCTCACCTGTGAGCGGAACGGAGGCCAGCGCCAGCTTGCGGTGGAGGTAGAGCGGGAAGTGGGAGCCAGCCACCCGCAGAGGCATGTTCAGCACCAGGGTGGTGAGGGCTTCGTTGAGTTCGAAGTCGCTCACCCGCACGGCCCCGAAGCGCGTCGGCGTGGAGAGATGGATATGGGTTGTCGGTGTCCGCGGCTGCGAAACCATCCCCTCTCGTCTCGAGGGAACGCTCGCAGCGCACGCGACGTGGAAGAGGAGAACGAGGCAAGCCCAGATGGCGAACCCCGAGTGCATCCGCGTGCGCGCCGGGTGCGAGCCAACAAGACGAGTGGACACGGCGCACCTCCGAGACTGAAGCGGAGACCCCAGGATGTCAGAGGGGACTGGCAGACACGCCCCTTCGTGACGGGAAGCGCGGCCCGGAAAACAAAAAAGCCCCCGAGTCTTTCGACTCGGAGGCTCTTGCGGAGTGCCCAGGGCGGGATTCGAACCCGCACACCTTTCGGCGCCACCCCCTCAAGATGGTGTGTCTACCAGTTCCACCACCTGGGCTTGCTGCGAACCGCGAACCGCGTTGCGACGCGGCCTCTAGTACCATGAACCGCGCCGCCGACAACAATTTTATTTAGCGAGCCCCGCCTGCACTTTTCTGGGGCTCGCTGGCCGCCCGCCTACTGAGCCGGGGCGGGAGCGGGAGCCGGGGCCGGCGTCTCGGCCGGGCGCGGCTGCTCCACGGTGCCCGGCGTGCCCGGGGCCTGCTGCTCCGCGGGCGCCGTGCCCGTGGGGGCCGCCGCGTCCTGCGGAGTGGCCGCCGGAATCTGGCCCGCCGGAGGCGCGCCCGTCGTCGAGGGACCCGGCTCGGGGGTCCCGGCCGGAGGAGCCGCCGCGGGAGCCACCGCGCCCGCCGCCACCGAGGAGCGCATGCCCACGAAGGACAGGCCCAGCGACGTGATGAAGAACAGCGCCGCGCACACGCCCGTCACCTTCGTCAGGAACGTCGTCGCGCCACGGCCGCCGAAGGCACTCGTCGCGGCCCCGCCGCCCAGGGCCGAGCCCATGCCCGCGTCCTTACCGGGCTGCAGCAAGATGACGAAGATCATGAACACGCACAGCAGGACGTGCACGATCGTCACGAAGGTCAGCATGTTTGGCTCTTCTTTCCAGTCCTGAATAAAAGGTCGCGCAGCCTAACCGAACGGCGCGCTCGGTGACAATCTTCCTTGCTTACGCCCCCACCGCGCCCTTGAGGATGCCCGCGAAGTCGCCCGCCTTCAGGCTCGCGCCCCCCACCAGCGCCCCGTCCACGTCCGGCTGGCCCAGCAATTCCGCCGCGTTGTCCGGCTTCACGCTCCCGCCGTACTGGATGCGCACCCGCTCCGCCGTCCCCACGTCGAACAGCCGCCCGAGCTGCTCGCGCAGCGCCCGGTGCACCTCCTGCGCCTGGGCGCTCGTCGCCGTGCGGCCCGTGCCAATGGCCCACACCGGCTCGTAGGCGAGCACGAAGTTGGCCACCTCGGCCGCCTGGTAGCCCTTCAGCGCGCCCAACACCTGCTGCTCCACCACGTCCTTCGTGCGGCCCGCCTCGCGCTCCGCCAGCGTCTCGCCCACGCACACGATGGGCGTCATCCCCGCAGCCAGCACCGCCCGGATGCGCTTGTTCACCGTCTCGTCCGTCTCGCCGAAGTACTGCCGGCGCTCGGAGTGGCCCAGGATGACGTAGGCGCACCCCACGTCCTTGAGCATCGGCGCGGACACCTCGCCGGTGAACGCCCCGCTCGCCTCCCAGTGGCAGTTCTGGCCGGCCAGCTTCAGCGCCGAGCCCTCCAGCTCCTTGGCCACCGCCGCGAGCGACACGAAGGGCGGAGCCACCGCCACCTCCACCCGGTCCGCCGGCAGCGCGGCCGCCGGTCCCTTCAACTCCCGCACCAGCGCGAGCGCCTCGGAGAGCGTCTTGTTCATCTTCCAGTTGCCAGCGATGAGCTTGCGTCGCGTCGGTGCGGCCATGGGGGCTGATTCCTCGGGAAGTCGGTGGATGAAGCGGTGGAGGGAGGTGGACTACTTCGTCTCGAGCGCCTTGACGCCCGGCAGCTCACGGCCCTCGAGGAACTCGAGCGAGGCGCCGCCGCCGGTGGACACGTGGCTGAGCTTGACGCCCAGGCCCATCTCGTTGACGGCCGCGGCGCTGTCACCGCCGCCCACGATCGTCACCGCGTTCTTGTTGGCCACCATGGCCTCGGCCACCGCGCGCGTGCCCGCGGCGTAGCGCTCCACCTCGAACATGCCCATGGGGCCGTTCCACACCACCGTCTTGGCGTTGCGGATGTGCTCGGCGTACATGGCACGCGTCTTCGGGCCGATGTCCAGGCCGATGAGGTCCGCGGGGATGGCCCGGTCGGGCACCTCGCGCAGCGGGCCCTTGTCGCCCAGCTCCGTGCTGCAGATGTGATCGATGGGCAGCACGAGCGACGTCTTGAGCCGCTGCGCCGCCTCGAGCAGGCGCGTGGCCATGGAGAGCTTGTCCTCCTCCACGCGGCTCTTGCCCACCTCAATGCCCTGCGACTTGAGGAAGGTGTAGGCCATGGCGCCGCCGATCAGCAGCGCGTCCACCTTGGGCAGCAGGCTCTCGATGACCTTGATCTTGTCGCTCACCTTCGAGCCACCCAGGATGGCCACGAAGGGCTTGGCCGGGTTCTTGATGGCCCCGCCCAGATACTCCAGCTCCTTGCGCATGAGCAGGCCGGCGCCCTTCTCCTTCACGTGGGGCACCATGCCGGCGGTGGAGGCGTGCGCGCGGTGCGCGGTGCCGAAGGCGTCGTTGATGTAGACGTCGGCGAAGGAGGCCAGCTCGCGCGCGAAGGCCTCGTCGTTGGCCTCCTCCTCCTTGTGGAAGCGCAGGTTCTCGAGCATGAGCACCTGGCCTTCCTTCTGATCCTTCACCAGCTTGCGCACGCCGTCGCCCACGCAGTCATCCGCGAGGATGACCTCGTGCTTGCCGCCGAGCAGCTCGGACAGGCGCGAGGCGGCCGGCTCCAGGGACAGCTTGGGCTCCACGCCCTTGGGGCGTCCCAGGTGCGAGGCGAGGATCACCTTGCCGCCCAGGTCCAAGGCCTTCTGGATGGTGGGCAGGGCCTCGCGGATGCGGGTGTCGTCGGTGATGCGCCGGCCTTCCAGGGGAACGTTGAAGTCCACCCGGATGAAGACGCGCTTGCCGGTGAGCTGCATGTCGTCGATGTAGCGGATCGTCATCGTTCCCTCTGGTCGTCCGTGTTGACGGGCCTGGCGGATTACAGGCCCTTGGAGGACAGGAACCTGGCCACGTCCACCATGCGGTTGGAGAAGCCCCACTCGTTGTCGTACCAGGCCATCACCTTGGCCAGGTTGTCGCCCATGACCATGGTGTTGGTGGAGTCGAAGATGGAGGAGTGCGGGTTGCCGTTGTAGTCGACGGACACCGTCTGCTCGTCGCTGTACTGGAGGATGCCCTTGAGCGAGCCCTCGGCGGCCTTCTTGAAGGCGTCGTTGATGGCCTCGACGGTGACGTTCTTGGAGAGCACCACGCTCAGGTCCACCAGGGACACGTTCGGGGTGGGCACGCGCACCGAGATGCCGTGCATCTTGCCCTTGAGGCTCGGCAGCACCTCACCGATGGCCTTGGCGGCACCCGTGGACGAGGGGATCATCGACAGGGCGGCGGCGCGGGCGCGGCGCAGGTCCTTGTGCGGCAGGTCCAGGATGCGCTGGTCGTTGGTGTAGCTGTGGATGGTGGTCATCACGCCCTTCTCGATGCCGAAGGACTCGGTGAGGACCTTGGCCACGGGCGCCAGGCAGTTGGTGGTGCACGAGGCGTTGGAGAGGATCTGGTGCTTCCCCGCATCGTACTGATCGTGGTTGATGCCGTAGGCGATCGTGAAGTCCGGGTTCTTCGACGGCGCGGAGATGATGACCTTCTTGGCGCCCGCGTTCACGTGCTTGATCGCGCCCTCGCGCTCGGTGAAGTGGCCGGTGCACTCCAGGACGATGTCCGCGCCCAGCGACTTCCAGGGCAGCGCGGAGGGATCCTTCTGGGCCGTGACGGCGATCTCCTTGCCGTCGATGACGATGGCCTTCTCGGTGGCCTTCACGGTGCCCGGGAAGATGCCGTGCACGGAGTCGTACTTGAACAGGTGGGCCAGGGTGGCCGGCGAGTCGAGGTCGTTGATGGCGACGAACTCGAGGTTCTCCTTGCGAGCGAGCGCCGCGCGCAGCACGCAGCGGCCGATACGACCGAATCCGTTGATGGCAATCTTGGTGGCCATGGTTTCAAGCTCCTTGAGCGAGGAATGGGTCAGGGACGAAAAGGCGGGCGACCGTAGGCATGGGCCGCACGCGAGTCAACGCTCTCCGCGAGGCAAATGACGAGTCCGCCGCCGTTGCACAAGACGCAACAGCAACAGCCCCGCCAGGGCACTCGTTCCTCCCCCCGCCCCACAGCCGCAGCCGCCCCGCTCCTCGCCGTAGGAGCCGGGGACCTGTTCGAGGGAGCACGGGAATGCGCCCCCCAGGGAGCTCAAGCCGCCCGAGTCCAGATCCAGGGGCAGGGCCTCCTCCACCCCGGGTGCCGGGGGCGGTGACGCCAACACCCCCGCCCGGGCCAGGAAGGCCCCCATCAGGTACGCGCGGCGCTCGGGCGTGACGACCCCCTCGAAGGGCACGCCCAGGAAGAGCACCTGTCCCCCTGGCGCGGAGAGGATGCCCGCCGCCGTGTCCGCCCCGGAATAGCCCAGCACCGGCTGGCCCCCCTCCCCCGGCCGGAGCACGTCCGTGATGCCCACCGGGAAGGAACCCCGCCGTCCGTCATCCAGCAGCGAGCCCGCCAGACCCGGGAAGAGGCCGTCGGTGAGCCCCCCCACCCGCGGCGCCGAGAGACCACACACTGGCCGGGCGTGCAGGATGTCCGTCAGGAAGGCGACGTCCTCGGCGCTGCCCACCGCGAGCGCGGAGGCGATCTGGCTGCCCGACAGCAGCAGGTGCCCGCCCCCGAGCACGAAGGAGCGAAGCAGGGCCTGTTCGGCGGCGTCGGGGCCCCGGCTCCGGGCCTGTCCCCGTCCCGAGAACCAGTCCAGCACCGGGTAGCCCACGGGGGTGAGCAGGCCCGCGGAGATCGCCTCGCTCGTCGCGCTGTCGAAGGCCACGGCGTTGCGCGCCAGCGCGTCCCCGTGGCGGCGCAGGGCCGTGCCGTCGTTCATCGCCTCCAGGAAGGCGCGCTGGGGCGAACCCAGGTCGTACGCGGAGAGCTCCTCGACGCGCGCCATCGACGCGTCCAGGGTCCGGAAGGCGTTGACCACGAGCACCCGCGGCGCCCCGTCCGTCGCGCCCACACCCACCACGTCCGAGGGGAAGGACTCGCCCCCCTCATTGAGGGCCGCCACCCGGAAGTAGCGCGTCGTGCCCGCCGCGAGCGGCAGGGAGAAGGACGTGGCGGAGGTGTCCGCGCCCTCGTCCCAGGCCAGCCCGTCCGCGCTCTGGTAGACGCGATAGCCCGTGGCCGGATGCTGAGGAGGCACGGCCCCGTCCGGGTCCGCGGGCGGCGCCCACTTCACCTCGACCAGGCCGCCTCCCGCGTTGCGGGCCACCACCGCCGAGGGCGGTTCGGGGGGCAGGTGGATGACGGGCGCTTGACCCTCCGGGGCATCCCGGGTGGCGAAGTACTTGATGAGGCCATGGAGGAAGGCCCGCGCGGCGACGCGCCGGAAGTGCGGCTCCTTGAGCCACGCGGCGTCCTGCGCGTTGTCATGGTAGGCCACCTCCACCAGCACGGAGGGGATCTCCGGATTGTGTCTCGGGTTCACCTCGCCCAGGTTGGCCGAGCGCAGGTTGCGCACCCGCCAGCTCGGTTCGATCTCCCGCTGCAGGTCCACCTTGAGTTCGTCCAGCAGGCTCTGCGCGAGCTCCGGACTGCCGGCCACCGCCTCACCCGGGATGTATTTGCCATCCACGGGATTGGGCCCGTAGACGTAGGCCTCCGTGCCCCGCGCGGTTCCATTCGCCGAGGCATTGGTGTGCCAGGCGACGTACACGGCGTCCTCGCCCTCCTCGTGCAGCCAGGCCGCGAAGCGCGGGCGGGCGGAGACGTCGTCGTTGCGCTCGTTGGAGAGCGCGTTGGTCCCCGAGGGGGCGAACACCGAGGGCGGCGCGCCGCTGAACTGGGTGTGGTAGCGCGCGCACTCCTCGGAGCGCGGACGCGCGAGCGGGCCCAGCTTCTCATCTCCAATATGGCCCGTGCCACCGCCCAGGCGCACGGCGTCCAGCGACACGGTGCCCGCCTCGGCCGAGTCGTTGAATGCCACCACCGACGCGGACTCCGGCGGCGCGCCCGCCCGGAAGTAGAAGCGGCCGAGCAGCACCCACGTGCCCCCGTGGCGGCGCTGGTTCACGCGGAAGTGGCTCTCGCCGCCCGCGTGCCGCACCACGTAGTGCGCGTCCGTGACCCGGCTCGGGTCCGAGCCATAGGCGACATACACGTGGTAGGCGCCGTCCGCGGGCACCCGGGGCGCCCAGGTGGCATGCGCCGTGGCCGAGGCCGCGGCCGTCATGAGCCGGGTGTCTCCCAGCTTGAAGGGCTCCACCGCGTTGCCCATGGGCACCGGCGGCACACCCCATCCGGAGCCGGGGAGCGTGCTGGAGAAGAGAGCCGCCGGCCCCTCCTCCGAATAGCCCACCCCGCCGTTGTCGAGCGCCACCCCCTGGGGGTTCAGGTCCGGCTCGCGCACCGGCACCACCGTGGCGCCCGCCCCCATCAGCATCGGCAGCAGGTACTGATCGAGCGTCTCGAGGGACACCAGATCCTCGACGACGTCGTTCGTGTTGCCGCGCTGGGTGGCCCACCGGCCCAGGGGCGAGCTTCGATAGAAGCCGTGCCCCGGGCTCAGGTAGATGGTCTTTCCCGACAGCGCCCCGGTGCGCTGGCGCGTCTGGGGCACTCCCGAGAACGCGGAGACGCCGGAGCCGCGCTGCTCGCGGCGAACCAGGGCGGGCTCGGCGGGCGACCACCGGGTTTCATGGGGCCGGGGGCCGGGCAAGGGCACGTACTCCGCGTCCGGGGGCTCCACCCCACAGGCGTGAGCGGCGTCCTCTTCCTGAGCCCGGCTGGTTCCAGGCCAACAGAAGATCGTGAGCAACACCCAGACAGTGGTACGGAGGGATGCAGGAAGTGACATGAGGCGCCGGACGTTAGGACCCGGCGCGAGGCCTGCCAATCGAACTCGTGGGTGCCCACCCACTCTCTCGCTAACCTGTCCCCGATGAGTTCCCCCGCTCCCTACTCCCCACCACCTCCCCCGGACCCGGAGACGCCCCGCCCCCCCGCCTACACCTCGCGAGGCGGCACGGGCATGCTCGCCTCCTTCCGCCATGCCTGGGACGGGCTCATCCACACCGCCGTGCACCAGCGCAACATGCGCGTGCACCTGGTCTCCGCCGTGCTCGTGGCGCTGGTGGGCAGTGGTATCCCCCTGGGCGTCTCCGAGAAGGTCATCCTCATCTTCTGCGTGCTGCTCATCTTCTTCGCGGAGATCCTCAACAGCGCGCTCGAGCACCTGGTGGACCTGGCCACCCGGCACTTCGACGAGAAGGCCCGGCTCACCAAGGACGCCGCCGCCGCGGGCGTGCTCGTGCTCGCCATCGGCACGGTCGTCATCTTCGTCGCCATCCTCGTGAACAACTGGGAGACGGTCGCCGCCAGCGGCCCTCAGATCGCCCGGCAGGTGACGTTCGGCCTGCCACACACCCTGTGCGTCACCGTGCTGGTGCTCCCCCAGCCGCGCGCCCGGTGGGTGGACATGGCCGCCTTCGTGGGCGGTGCCCTCCTGCTCGGTGTGCTCACCATGCGCTCGGTCAGCTCCGTCTTCACCGCCATGAACGCGGGCCTGCTGCTGCTCGCCGCGTCCGCCGCTCGCCAGCGGCGCCGGGAACGGGCCGCCCGTCCGCCCGGCTGAACAGGGCCCCGGAAACGAAAAAACCGGCTCGAGGCCGGTTTCGTGTACGTCGCTTCCCGTGCCGCCTGGGGGCGCTCGAGCCCCGGGACCCGCCCGGAACCCGGCTCACCCGCCAGGGACGGTCCGCATTCTAGGCCGTCAGGCCTCCTGGCGGAAGTCCGGCCGGCTCTCGGGGCTCACCTGCGCGACGTTGGCCTGCACTCCCTTGAGGTCCTCCGACACCAGGTCCAGCAGCTCGGTGGCCATGCCGATGATCTGCATGGGGGTGTAGCCGTCCGCACGGAGCTGGTTGAAGAAGGTCTGGGCGAGGAGACGGGTCTTCTGCTTGTTCGCGTTCAAGGTCGTTTCCTCCAGAAACAGTGGGACCGCGTAGTCACGGGAGGATCATTCTTCAACCCCTGTGCCAGCCGTCGACTGCTGGACGGATTTCCCATGCGCTCCAAGGAGTTATGAAGAGCCCGGGGGGTGGAACGCGGTCCCTCGGCTGCGAAGGGTCCTTCGCACTTAACCGGTGCGCGCGGGCATGGACCTCGGCGGAGTGCGTCACCCGGTTCGCACCTGGGCAAACTCCGTTGTTCGCTGGCTTGCATTCCAGGCAGCGGGTAGCGCACATACGCGCCCGTCGTCGGCTGAGGAGAAGAGCGTCGCATGGCTTATCGGGTGAACAACATTGGGTTGTGGTTGGACGAGCCGGAGGAGCTGCTGGGCCAGCGCGCGGCCGAGAAGCTCGGGGTGACGCGAGGCGATCTCCAGTCCGTGCGCGTGGTGCGCGCGGTGCTCGATGCGCGCAAGAAAGGCAGCCCCCGCTATATCTATACGCTGGAAGTGGAACTCGCCCCGGGCCGGGTGCCACCGCGGCTGCCCCCGGACGTGGGTGAGACGCCCCCGCCGCCCGAGCCGCCCGCGCGCGTGAAGGAGCCCGAGCGCCTGCCGCTCATCATCGGCACCGGCCCCGCGGGCCTCTTCTGTGCCCTGGCGCTGCTGGAGCGCGGCGTGCGCACCATCCTCATCGAGCGGGGCCGGGAAGTCGTGGCGCGGCGCAAGGACGTGGCGAAGCTCATGCGCGACGGCACGCTGGATCCGGAGAGCAACATGAACTTCGGCGAGGGCGGCGCGGGCGCGTACACGGACGGCAAGCTGTCCACGCGCATCAACCACCCCCACGTGCGCAAGGTCATCGAGACGTTCGCCCGCTGCGGCGCGCCGGACCACATCCTCATCGAGGGCAAGCCGCACATCGGCTCGGACCTGTTGCCCGGCGCGGTGGCGCGCATCCGCGAGGAGCTCATCGCCGGCGGCAGCCAGGTGCTCTTCGAGCACAAGGTGGAGGAGGTGCTCGACCGCGACGGGCGGGTGAGCGGCGTGCGGCTGGCGGATGGACGCGTGCTGGAGAGCGACCGGGTGGTGCTCGCCCCGGGCAACTCGGCGCGCGAGCTCTACGAGCGCTTCGCCGCGGATGGGCGCGTGGTCATCGAGCCCAAGCCCTTCGCGCTCGGCTTCCGCGCGGAGCACCCCCAGGGACTCATCAACTCCATCCAGTACGGCAGCGCGGCGAAGAACCCGAAGCTGCCCCCGGCCGACTACAAGCTCGCGGAGAACCTGGACGTGAACGGAGAGGTGCGCGGCATCTACTCCTTCTGCATGTGCCCGGGCGGCATCGTGGTGCCCACGCCCACCCAGGACGGGCTGCAGTGCACCAACGGCATGAGCAACTCGCGCCGCAACGCGAAGTACGCCAACGCGGGCATCGTCGTGACGGTGTCCGTGGAGGACTTCGAGCGCGAGGGCTTCCGCGGTCCGCTCGCGGGCCTGGAGTTCCAGCGGCACTGGGAATCCAAGGCGTACGAGCTGGGCGAGGGCAAGTTCTTCGCCCCCGCGCAGACCATCCCCGACTACCTCGCGGGCCGCGTGAAGAAGGATCCGGGCGGCACCAGCTACCGGCCGGGCCTGGCGCACACGGACCTCAACCGCCTCTTCCCCGAGCGCCTCACCCAATCCCTCAAGCAGGCGCTCAAGGCGTTCGATCGCAAGATGCGCGGCTTCGTGAGCGACGAGGGCAAGCTCATCGGCATCGAGAGCCGCACGAGCTCGCCCGTGCGCATCACCCGTGGCGAGGACATGCAGTCCGTGTCCATGCGCGGCCTCTACCCCGCGGGCGAGGGCTGCGGCTACGCTGGAGGGATCGTTTCCTCGGCCATTGATGGACTGCGCGTGGCTGAGCAGATTGCGGCCGAACTGGCCTGACGCACCCGGAGGGGCACGATGCGCTACCACGTACGCACGCCGGACGGAGAGCTGGACTACCTCTCTTTCAGGGAGGTGGAACTGGCGTACATGCAGGGCCTCGTGGGCCCCGATGACGAGGTGCGCGAGGAGGGGCAGACCCTCTGGCGCAAGGCCTCGACCATCCCGACGCTCGCCCGCGCCCGGCCTCCCACCCGGGGGTGGAAGGCCCGGACCCAGGGGATGGCCGTGGTGGGCTCGGTGCTGCTGGCCTTCTGGGCGCTCATGCTCATCGCCAGCGACTCCTGGCCCCGGCGCGCCCTGGGCATCGTGCTCGCCCTGGCCACGAGCGCGCTGCTCACCCGCGTCACCTACAAGGCCTTCAAGCGGCCTGGCGCTCCCCGGAGCTGAGCGGCCGTCCAAGCGGGCGCCGCGGCGAGCGCTGCCCAAGGCCGAAATCGTCCTCCCGCCAACGTCTGTTCCTTCCAGTACGGAACATTCGGAGCGCGTCATTCGGCCGACGCCGAGGGGAGGACGAACTTGGTCAATACCTATCTGTCCCGAGAAGCGGCACGCAGGCTGAAGCACGGAGCCCCCTGGGTTCGCCGGGAGGACATCCTCTCCATCGAGGGGACGCCCGCGCTGGGAGAAGCCGTCCAGCTCCGGGACGAGCAGGGCCAACTGCTCGGCCTGGCGGACGTGGACCTCGAGGCCTCCTACGCGGTGCGCCGCCTGGGCTACGCCGACGAGACCGCCGAGGGCCTCATTCCCCGTCACGTGCGCCACGCTTTCGAGCGCCGCGCGCTCACCGTGGATGATCCGCGCTTCTGCCGCGTCATCAACGACGATGGGGACGCGCTGCCCGGGCTCATCGTGGACCGGTATGACCGACACCTCGTCGTCCAGACGCTCACCCGCGCCATGGACGCCCGGCTGCAGGAAATCTCCCGCGCCCTCGTCGAGGTGAGCGGCGCGGAGTCCGTGCTCTTGCGCAACGACACGCCGCGGCGCCGCCAGTTGGGCCTG includes these proteins:
- a CDS encoding NAD(P)/FAD-dependent oxidoreductase, producing MAYRVNNIGLWLDEPEELLGQRAAEKLGVTRGDLQSVRVVRAVLDARKKGSPRYIYTLEVELAPGRVPPRLPPDVGETPPPPEPPARVKEPERLPLIIGTGPAGLFCALALLERGVRTILIERGREVVARRKDVAKLMRDGTLDPESNMNFGEGGAGAYTDGKLSTRINHPHVRKVIETFARCGAPDHILIEGKPHIGSDLLPGAVARIREELIAGGSQVLFEHKVEEVLDRDGRVSGVRLADGRVLESDRVVLAPGNSARELYERFAADGRVVIEPKPFALGFRAEHPQGLINSIQYGSAAKNPKLPPADYKLAENLDVNGEVRGIYSFCMCPGGIVVPTPTQDGLQCTNGMSNSRRNAKYANAGIVVTVSVEDFEREGFRGPLAGLEFQRHWESKAYELGEGKFFAPAQTIPDYLAGRVKKDPGGTSYRPGLAHTDLNRLFPERLTQSLKQALKAFDRKMRGFVSDEGKLIGIESRTSSPVRITRGEDMQSVSMRGLYPAGEGCGYAGGIVSSAIDGLRVAEQIAAELA